ATGGACTTACGTAGATGGCACCAAAGAAACCGAACGTATTTCGGCGTACATCTGGCGGAAGAACGAGAATAAAATTACCAAGGTGTTTGCCAAAGCCAAAGAAGTAAAAAGCTTGAAGCTCGATCCATATCGCGAAACGGCCGACATCGAAGAAAACAATAACTCCTGGCCAACGGAATACACACCATCTAAGTTTGAGTTATTTAAACAAAGAACTGCACCTCGGGGATCCTCCACTGGGCCAAACCCGATGCAAATAAACCGGCAGGCACCAAACGCCAGCGAAGCCAAACAATAAAATTTAAAATTTTTAAAAATTAAACTCCCTCCCGGATTGGTTACTCCAGGAGGGAGTTTTTGTTTATAGCCTGGCTGCAATAATGCATTCAGCTAACCAAGAGTCATGCCTCTAAAAATTTTAAAAATTTGAGGTTTAGTTTGCGGGTTGCTTATGTAAGTACAACATAACTATTCCGTTCGGGTAAGCCTTAGATTTTTCTAAAACTAAATTTTCCTGTTTCTGCACCTTCGGGAATAAAGAAATGCCTTCGCCGAAAACTAAAGGAATAAATGCCAGAATGTACGTATCAATTAATCCGCATCGTGCAGCAAGGTATTAATCGCTCCGCCGCCAACCAGCCATATATCTTTGCCGTCTTGCGTCAGCAGCTCGCGCACAAAACTTACCGGGTCCTGGGTGATTAACTCGGCTTCCGGAATAACTGGTTTATAGGCATCACGGGTAAATACAAAGGTATTTTTATCCGGATAAGGCCTTTCGCCAAAACCAGCGCATACCTCGTAGGTTTTATACCCCATAAGCAAGGTATCTATTGTTTCCAGAAATTCCTGGTACCCATAATCTTCTCCTTCATCTACTCCAG
The sequence above is a segment of the Adhaeribacter swui genome. Coding sequences within it:
- a CDS encoding dihydrofolate reductase family protein: MEKRKVKLYIATSLDNKIARPDGAIDWLPGVDEGEDYGYQEFLETIDTLLMGYKTYEVCAGFGERPYPDKNTFVFTRDAYKPVIPEAELITQDPVSFVRELLTQDGKDIWLVGGGAINTLLHDAD